A window of Deltaproteobacteria bacterium contains these coding sequences:
- a CDS encoding sigma-54-dependent Fis family transcriptional regulator, translated as MKILVADSQKITRRILLSNLEKYPFTVLKASDAPGLGILLQQEADLLFLDVSLLDKNIFQALEKINLEQPQLRVVLLAYPEDLKNCEEELKNREIQILYKPFDEKQSNQLLENLLSEEGGEKKEEETSKYYDITTLPSVQRNPAMKKAVGFLLQVADSDITVLISGESGVGKEIYSRTLHRLSRRKNNSFVGINCASIPGNLLESELFGYERGAFTGAIAKRIGKFEMAQQGSLLLDEITEMDIQLQSKLLRVIQEKELYRVGGHQKIRLDVRLIATTNRDLKESVKNKAFREDLYYRLNVISVRIPSLRERPEDIPVLAEHILNRYNSEHQDRRLYFSPSAQKQLMQYPWPGNIRELENILIRSIYLSSGKTIENICFDEGDEGNGLEMRPEARFNEKSETSSSFEGFNVPVSSIKEIERQMIYKALEHFEGNRIKAASSLGVSVRTLRNKLKLYREEGHSLPDHLNLEENETNLENEEASSLNFGE; from the coding sequence GTGAAAATTCTAGTCGCTGACAGTCAAAAAATTACACGACGCATCCTCCTGAGCAATCTGGAGAAATATCCCTTCACGGTTTTGAAGGCATCGGATGCCCCAGGTCTTGGAATTTTACTCCAGCAGGAAGCAGACTTGCTTTTTTTGGATGTGAGTCTGCTGGACAAAAACATTTTTCAGGCCCTCGAAAAAATCAATCTCGAACAACCCCAGCTGAGAGTGGTGTTACTGGCCTATCCGGAGGATCTCAAAAATTGTGAAGAGGAATTGAAGAACAGGGAAATTCAAATCTTGTACAAACCTTTTGACGAGAAACAAAGCAACCAGCTCCTAGAAAACTTACTCTCCGAAGAAGGCGGTGAAAAAAAAGAAGAAGAAACTTCAAAATATTACGACATCACCACGCTGCCCAGTGTACAAAGGAATCCGGCCATGAAAAAGGCGGTAGGCTTTCTTTTACAAGTGGCAGACAGCGATATTACGGTGCTCATCTCGGGGGAATCGGGTGTCGGAAAAGAGATTTATTCCAGGACGCTGCATCGACTTTCCCGTCGCAAAAACAATTCTTTTGTGGGAATCAACTGCGCTTCCATCCCAGGCAATCTGCTCGAATCTGAACTTTTTGGTTATGAACGTGGAGCTTTTACAGGTGCCATTGCCAAGCGCATCGGTAAATTTGAAATGGCCCAACAAGGCTCCTTGCTTTTGGATGAAATTACCGAAATGGACATACAGCTGCAAAGCAAGCTGCTACGTGTCATCCAGGAAAAAGAACTTTACCGCGTGGGGGGACATCAAAAAATTCGCCTGGATGTTCGTCTCATTGCAACTACCAACCGGGATTTAAAAGAATCGGTGAAAAATAAGGCGTTTCGGGAAGATTTATATTATCGACTCAATGTTATTTCTGTGCGCATCCCTTCCCTTCGGGAAAGACCCGAAGATATCCCTGTGTTGGCAGAGCATATTTTGAACCGCTACAATTCGGAACACCAGGACCGGCGGCTTTACTTTTCCCCTTCTGCACAGAAACAGCTCATGCAATACCCTTGGCCTGGAAACATCCGTGAACTGGAAAATATTTTGATCCGAAGCATCTATCTCAGCTCTGGAAAAACAATTGAGAATATTTGCTTTGATGAGGGGGATGAAGGAAACGGCCTGGAAATGAGGCCTGAAGCAAGATTCAACGAAAAATCGGAAACCAGTTCCAGTTTTGAAGGTTTTAACGTTCCCGTCAGTAGTATCAAGGAGATCGAGCGTCAGATGATCTACAAAGCCCTGGAACACTTTGAGGGAAACCGGATCAAGGCAGCAAGTTCTTTGGGGGTGAGTGTAAGAACCTTAAGAAACAAGCTGAAACTCTATCGGGAGGAAGGCCATTCGCTGCCGGATCACCTCAACCTGGAAGAGAATGAGACAAATTTGGAAAATGAAGAGGCCTCTTCCTTAAATTTTGGAGAATGA
- a CDS encoding lytic transglycosylase domain-containing protein — protein MPRGLRPFTLALSLLIHCIMMNSLPKNMTLKDYWAQALPVRNVQPHKDKAEGLNGKKEIKNFEQALQLENASQGNTTPVKAEIQKAVEDAAQAFSLPISLLHSVIKAESNFNPRASSPAGAKGLMQLMPGTAKEMGVKHIYSIEENVRGGAKYLRNMMDRFDQNVQLALAAYNAGPGAVKKHGGIPPYKETQKYVAKIMKDCIPKA, from the coding sequence ATGCCCAGGGGACTTAGGCCATTCACCTTGGCACTATCATTGCTAATTCATTGCATTATGATGAACTCGCTACCAAAAAACATGACCCTGAAAGATTACTGGGCCCAGGCTCTGCCAGTAAGAAATGTGCAACCCCATAAAGACAAAGCAGAAGGACTTAATGGCAAAAAGGAGATAAAAAATTTCGAGCAAGCCCTTCAGCTTGAGAATGCCTCCCAAGGGAATACAACTCCAGTAAAGGCAGAAATTCAAAAAGCGGTGGAAGATGCCGCCCAGGCTTTCTCTCTGCCCATCTCCCTGCTTCACTCCGTCATTAAGGCAGAATCGAATTTTAACCCCAGGGCAAGTTCTCCGGCAGGGGCAAAAGGGCTCATGCAACTGATGCCTGGAACGGCCAAGGAGATGGGGGTAAAACACATTTATAGTATTGAAGAGAATGTTCGGGGAGGGGCAAAATATTTGAGAAACATGATGGATCGTTTTGATCAAAATGTGCAACTGGCTCTAGCCGCTTATAACGCAGGCCCTGGTGCGGTCAAAAAACATGGTGGAATTCCCCCCTATAAAGAAACACAAAAATACGTTGCAAAGATAATGAAAGATTGCATCCCAAAAGCCTAG